From a region of the Tenggerimyces flavus genome:
- a CDS encoding Nramp family divalent metal transporter, with protein sequence MAVDQSASGGAAFTPTLNTRNLPGVEIRELPPAPTGWMRIIGPGLVGAGVGLASGEFVLWPYIASQVGLIFLWGAVIGVGVQWFLNMEIERYTLATGETALTGFSRYWKHWGLVFAVMTYLGNMWPGWATSSATMITYITGGNVQVIAIVILLVCAAILTLAPIVYTALERVILVKVGAIVLFIVISIIYAINGDAWRELGNSVMNGRLPSELGFALMLGAIAYAGAGGGQNLCQSNWIRDKSFGMGKYVPRLVSPVTGKAEAAPSVGYVFEPTPQAMSRWQAWWRFANVEQASTFVLVTVFTIVFMSMLAFSTVYDRAGLENSISFLQIEGQVLQETVGPWFGYLFWVIGAFSLFAATLGILDYTSRLASDVIATVYLRGSDVSESRIYFWLVWGMAAFGCLILLLFTQAPLVMLVISSCMAGMQMAIYGGLLVYMNKKALPPELRIKLFRTVVVIVSAAFFGVLGVITIIQQIQKLAAGG encoded by the coding sequence ATGGCAGTAGATCAGAGTGCGAGCGGTGGAGCGGCTTTCACCCCCACGCTCAACACCAGAAATCTTCCTGGCGTCGAAATCCGGGAGCTTCCACCTGCTCCGACGGGGTGGATGCGGATCATCGGCCCGGGACTCGTCGGCGCGGGAGTCGGACTGGCGTCCGGCGAGTTCGTCCTGTGGCCGTACATCGCCTCACAGGTTGGGCTGATCTTCTTGTGGGGCGCCGTGATCGGTGTCGGCGTCCAATGGTTCCTGAACATGGAGATCGAGCGGTACACGCTCGCGACCGGCGAGACAGCGCTGACCGGCTTCAGTCGCTACTGGAAGCACTGGGGTCTCGTCTTCGCGGTGATGACCTATCTCGGCAACATGTGGCCGGGCTGGGCAACGAGCTCGGCGACGATGATCACCTACATCACCGGCGGCAACGTCCAGGTGATCGCGATCGTCATCCTGCTGGTCTGCGCCGCGATCCTCACATTGGCGCCGATCGTCTACACCGCGCTGGAGCGCGTGATCCTGGTCAAGGTTGGCGCGATCGTGCTGTTCATCGTGATCTCGATCATCTACGCGATCAATGGCGACGCGTGGCGCGAGCTGGGCAACTCCGTCATGAACGGGCGGCTGCCGAGCGAGCTGGGCTTCGCGTTGATGCTCGGCGCGATCGCGTACGCCGGTGCTGGTGGCGGGCAGAACCTCTGCCAGAGCAACTGGATCCGCGACAAGAGCTTCGGCATGGGCAAGTACGTGCCGCGGCTGGTCAGTCCGGTGACCGGTAAGGCCGAAGCCGCGCCCTCGGTGGGGTACGTGTTCGAGCCGACGCCGCAGGCGATGTCGCGCTGGCAGGCGTGGTGGCGGTTCGCGAACGTCGAGCAGGCATCGACGTTCGTCCTCGTCACGGTGTTCACGATCGTGTTCATGTCGATGCTGGCGTTCTCGACGGTGTACGACCGGGCCGGCCTGGAGAACAGCATCAGCTTCCTGCAGATCGAGGGACAGGTGCTGCAGGAGACGGTCGGGCCCTGGTTCGGCTATCTGTTCTGGGTGATCGGCGCGTTCTCGCTGTTCGCCGCGACGCTGGGCATCCTCGACTACACCAGCCGGCTGGCGTCCGACGTCATCGCGACCGTGTACCTGCGCGGCTCGGACGTGTCGGAGAGCCGGATCTACTTCTGGCTGGTGTGGGGCATGGCCGCGTTCGGCTGCCTCATCCTGCTGCTGTTCACCCAAGCCCCGTTGGTGATGCTGGTGATCTCCTCGTGCATGGCCGGCATGCAGATGGCGATCTACGGCGGACTGCTCGTCTACATGAACAAGAAGGCGTTACCACCGGAGCTCCGGATCAAGCTGTTCCGAACAGTGGTGGTGATCGTGTCGGCCGCCTTCTTCGGCGTGCTCGGCGTGATCACGATCATCCAACAGATCCAGAAACTCGCCGCCGGCGGCTAA
- a CDS encoding SDR family oxidoreductase: MSLAGKVVLVAGASSGMGRATAIAAAAGGAKVALFARREQELAALAKQLDATFVAGDATDATQAGRAVLEAVDACGRVDVLVNCVGTNVKQRALTDLSSDGWRNLISVNLDAAYVLTQAALPTFRQQQNGLLIHVSSVAAKRPDRSGVGYQASKAGVAALAFGTMEEERGNGVRVTVIYPGLTDTALVEQRPVPPTKEELAKALQPEDIAELCVATMSLPERAHVSEIVVHPSQL, encoded by the coding sequence ATGAGCCTTGCTGGCAAGGTCGTTCTCGTCGCTGGTGCGAGCAGCGGCATGGGTCGGGCGACGGCCATCGCGGCCGCAGCCGGCGGTGCGAAGGTCGCGTTGTTCGCCCGCCGCGAGCAGGAGCTCGCGGCTCTGGCGAAGCAGCTCGACGCGACGTTCGTCGCCGGTGACGCCACCGACGCGACTCAGGCTGGACGGGCAGTGCTAGAAGCTGTTGACGCATGCGGGCGGGTCGACGTTCTCGTCAACTGTGTCGGCACGAACGTCAAGCAGCGTGCGCTCACCGACCTTTCGTCCGACGGTTGGCGCAACCTGATCTCGGTCAACTTGGACGCGGCGTACGTTCTCACCCAGGCCGCCCTGCCGACGTTCCGCCAGCAGCAGAACGGACTGCTGATCCACGTCTCGTCGGTGGCCGCCAAGCGGCCCGACCGCTCGGGCGTCGGTTACCAAGCCAGCAAGGCCGGAGTCGCCGCGCTCGCTTTCGGCACGATGGAAGAGGAGCGTGGGAACGGCGTCCGCGTCACTGTCATCTATCCCGGCCTGACCGACACCGCGCTCGTCGAGCAGCGGCCCGTTCCTCCCACGAAGGAGGAACTGGCCAAGGCGTTGCAGCCCGAGGACATCGCCGAGCTCTGCGTCGCGACGATGAGCCTGCCCGAGCGCGCGCACGTCTCGGAGATCGTCGTCCATCCCAGCCAGCTCTGA
- a CDS encoding FtsX-like permease family protein yields MPAVLLLARISARGRLAALGGLALLVALGLGTATAALTASWRTEHAYETYLRDAEVSELVVNPSVITDRIASAIPATPGVVDVTTDTLLAATVDTGAPRTPRDLRHPVQVRYSPDGRYVSMDRPVVHEGRMIRGGAEAFVNLELAEAMDLRLGDTLPLAFWPISDADSHSTRPTEVIAPIGRAEVRVVGIGVFANEVLADELFPRGQVLVTPEVAGPYDCTPKQPAVDDERTFDQLRGEFWPSDCAAMYRYYSLRLSAGNAGVARVGQLLEALASKENARLPAAVKGTDAEEFYPNFYVVPAVAAEEKVRVARSLAPSVTALRLLGIAAGCATLALAVLTLLRMVRRKQPAPSVWQQLGATRSQRAVALGAPLLAAVAVGVAGAVLVAWLGAAVGPVASARLLAPRPAFVLVPMVVGPLVLGFLLLLGGAVAAAAYVAAEATSTPGVVREGAAAAAAARTGDVPFALGVRAALGGTAAIALLGAAVAAVGVVVGSVVFGTNLTNVVTTPARFGWSYDAAMLVGSGYGGANEPVIAETLDRPEVAAWSVVGLGSAIVDGESVPFVGERSGSGRVPLEVVEGRRPSGPDELALGAGTAARLGISIGDTVAMNVGELRRTGTVTGLVVLPPVGPIYSDRAGLGTGMWLPASFIEEMHVEAAQAAGVTPDQLLAGVGSFVAVDLRPGVDASRFLAQLGDLRAWDLYDYGPVVLHEPVRPAQIADVAALRSAPVLLASLVALAMAVALTLAVGLAVRTRRLELALLRALGATGPQLRATLRWQSLVIIGTGLVAGVPLGIALGRLTWQGFARDLGIPPLPAVSVQWTLAIVLAALAIGLAASVVPGLFAARVSPSAILRRD; encoded by the coding sequence ATGCCGGCTGTTCTCCTGCTCGCCCGGATCAGTGCCCGGGGGCGGTTGGCCGCGCTCGGCGGGTTGGCGCTGTTGGTCGCCCTCGGGCTGGGAACGGCGACGGCAGCGCTCACCGCGTCCTGGCGAACGGAGCACGCGTACGAGACGTACCTGCGCGACGCCGAGGTGAGTGAGCTGGTCGTCAACCCCAGCGTGATCACCGACCGCATCGCCAGCGCCATCCCGGCAACGCCCGGCGTCGTCGACGTGACCACCGACACGCTGCTGGCCGCGACGGTCGACACGGGAGCTCCGCGGACACCGCGAGATCTCCGCCATCCCGTTCAGGTCCGCTACTCCCCGGACGGCCGGTACGTCAGCATGGACCGGCCCGTCGTCCACGAGGGGCGGATGATCCGGGGCGGTGCCGAGGCGTTCGTCAACCTCGAGCTCGCCGAGGCCATGGACCTGCGGCTGGGCGACACCCTCCCGCTCGCGTTCTGGCCGATCAGCGACGCCGACAGCCACTCCACCAGGCCGACCGAGGTCATCGCACCGATCGGCCGGGCCGAGGTCCGGGTGGTCGGGATCGGCGTCTTTGCGAACGAGGTGCTCGCCGACGAGCTGTTCCCGCGCGGGCAGGTGCTCGTGACGCCGGAGGTCGCCGGTCCGTACGACTGCACGCCGAAGCAGCCGGCAGTCGACGATGAACGAACCTTCGACCAGTTGCGCGGGGAGTTCTGGCCGTCCGACTGTGCGGCGATGTACCGCTACTACTCGCTGCGGCTGTCGGCCGGGAACGCCGGCGTCGCCCGGGTGGGCCAGCTCCTGGAAGCCCTTGCTAGCAAGGAGAACGCACGATTGCCCGCGGCCGTCAAGGGCACCGACGCGGAGGAGTTCTACCCGAACTTCTATGTCGTGCCCGCGGTCGCGGCCGAGGAGAAGGTACGAGTCGCGCGTTCGCTGGCACCGTCGGTCACGGCCCTGCGCTTGCTCGGGATCGCGGCCGGCTGCGCCACCTTGGCGTTGGCCGTCCTCACGCTGCTGCGGATGGTACGGCGGAAGCAGCCGGCGCCCTCCGTCTGGCAGCAGCTGGGTGCCACGCGGAGCCAGCGAGCGGTCGCCCTCGGCGCGCCGCTCCTTGCCGCCGTGGCGGTCGGCGTCGCCGGGGCGGTGCTCGTGGCGTGGCTCGGTGCCGCGGTGGGGCCGGTCGCGAGCGCGCGCCTGCTCGCGCCACGCCCCGCGTTCGTGCTGGTGCCGATGGTCGTCGGTCCTCTCGTCCTGGGCTTTCTGCTCTTGCTGGGTGGAGCCGTCGCGGCGGCCGCGTACGTCGCGGCGGAGGCGACGTCGACGCCCGGGGTCGTGCGGGAGGGAGCGGCGGCCGCCGCGGCAGCCCGTACGGGCGACGTCCCGTTCGCGCTCGGGGTCCGCGCCGCCCTCGGCGGAACAGCGGCGATCGCGTTGCTCGGCGCCGCGGTCGCGGCGGTGGGTGTGGTGGTCGGTTCGGTGGTGTTCGGGACGAACCTGACGAACGTCGTCACCACACCCGCGCGGTTCGGTTGGTCGTACGACGCCGCGATGCTCGTCGGCTCGGGCTACGGTGGGGCGAACGAGCCTGTCATCGCGGAGACTCTCGACCGTCCCGAGGTCGCGGCCTGGAGCGTGGTGGGTCTCGGCTCGGCGATCGTCGACGGCGAGTCGGTCCCGTTCGTCGGCGAACGGTCCGGCTCCGGTCGGGTTCCGCTCGAGGTGGTGGAGGGACGGCGGCCATCCGGGCCGGACGAGCTCGCCCTCGGCGCCGGGACCGCCGCGCGCCTCGGCATCTCGATCGGGGACACCGTGGCGATGAACGTCGGGGAGCTGAGGCGGACCGGAACGGTGACCGGGCTCGTCGTGCTGCCACCGGTGGGACCGATCTACTCCGACCGGGCCGGGCTGGGCACGGGGATGTGGCTTCCGGCCTCGTTCATCGAGGAGATGCACGTCGAGGCCGCGCAGGCCGCTGGCGTCACTCCGGACCAGCTGCTGGCGGGAGTCGGCAGCTTCGTGGCCGTCGACCTGCGTCCCGGGGTCGACGCGTCCCGATTCCTTGCCCAGCTTGGTGATCTGCGGGCGTGGGACCTGTACGACTATGGCCCGGTCGTGCTCCACGAGCCGGTGCGTCCGGCGCAGATCGCCGACGTCGCCGCGTTGCGGTCGGCTCCGGTGCTGCTCGCTTCGCTCGTCGCCCTCGCCATGGCCGTCGCGTTGACACTCGCCGTCGGACTGGCGGTTCGGACCCGCCGTCTCGAGCTCGCGCTGCTCCGCGCGCTCGGCGCCACCGGCCCGCAGCTGCGCGCCACGCTGCGGTGGCAGTCGCTGGTGATCATCGGCACCGGATTGGTTGCCGGCGTTCCCCTCGGCATCGCGCTCGGACGCCTCACCTGGCAGGGCTTCGCTCGCGACCTCGGCATCCCGCCGCTGCCGGCGGTCTCCGTGCAGTGGACGTTGGCGATCGTCCTTGCCGCGTTGGCGATCGGCCTCGCCGCCAGTGTCGTTCCCGGCCTGTTCGCCGCCCGCGTCTCACCGTCGGCGATCCTGCGGCGCGACTGA
- a CDS encoding hydroxyacid dehydrogenase: MPVVTVLLTEATKQLVFSAETASRLAGLAEVRYAEGPASSWDLAALLDGAVACVTGWGTPRLEQDVLDVSPSLRLIAHTAGSIRNLLPQDAVGRQVRVAQAAAVIAESVAELVILQMLSSLRELHRLDHGLKNGKTWTELRTAFPGRLLGSQVVGLVGASRTGRAVLELLKPFGCEVLVTDPLLSAAEAARLGAELVDLDTLLLRSDVVSLHVPLLPETEGMIGARELALLRDGVLFVNSARGKLVDGDALLAELHSGRIRAALDVFPAEPLPEDSEWRQLAEPILSPHSAGHTIESHRIQGAEMVGEIERLLGGEPLRYEVSAESVAVLA; this comes from the coding sequence ATGCCCGTTGTCACTGTCCTGTTGACGGAAGCGACCAAACAGCTGGTGTTCTCCGCGGAGACCGCCTCGCGGCTCGCCGGTCTCGCCGAGGTCCGGTACGCGGAGGGCCCCGCTTCGAGCTGGGATCTCGCCGCGCTGCTGGACGGTGCCGTCGCGTGTGTCACCGGGTGGGGGACGCCGCGGCTCGAGCAGGACGTGCTGGACGTGTCGCCCTCGTTGCGGCTGATCGCGCATACGGCGGGCAGCATCCGCAACCTGCTCCCGCAGGACGCCGTCGGGCGGCAGGTACGGGTCGCGCAGGCAGCGGCAGTGATCGCGGAGTCCGTTGCGGAGTTGGTGATTCTGCAGATGCTGTCGAGTCTGCGCGAGCTGCACCGGCTGGACCACGGGCTGAAGAACGGCAAGACCTGGACCGAGCTGCGGACCGCGTTCCCCGGGCGGCTGCTCGGCTCGCAGGTCGTCGGGCTGGTCGGCGCGAGTCGTACGGGACGCGCGGTGCTCGAGCTGCTCAAGCCGTTCGGCTGCGAGGTTCTCGTGACGGATCCGCTGCTGTCGGCCGCAGAGGCGGCGCGGCTGGGTGCGGAGCTGGTCGACCTCGACACGTTGTTGCTTCGCTCTGACGTGGTGTCGTTGCACGTTCCGCTGCTGCCCGAGACCGAGGGCATGATCGGCGCCCGCGAGCTTGCCTTGCTCAGGGACGGCGTGCTGTTCGTGAACAGCGCAAGGGGAAAGCTCGTCGACGGCGACGCGTTGCTCGCGGAGCTGCACAGTGGTCGGATCCGCGCGGCCCTCGACGTGTTTCCCGCCGAGCCGCTGCCGGAGGACAGCGAGTGGCGGCAGCTGGCGGAGCCGATCCTCTCCCCGCACAGCGCGGGCCACACGATCGAGAGCCACCGGATCCAGGGCGCGGAGATGGTCGGCGAGATCGAACGCCTCCTCGGCGGAGAGCCTCTGCGCTACGAGGTCTCCGCCGAGTCGGTCGCCGTCCTGGCCTAG
- a CDS encoding sugar kinase, which translates to MADVVTLGETMALVAATGTGPFAVGSPARISFAGAESNVAIGLARLGHAAAWVGRLGDDPLGRVVVDGLRGEGVEVSGVRLETSAPTGLILREHRTADRVRVSYYRKGLAGSLLAPEDVPASAVREARVLHVTGITPALSESCRSAVRHAVSVAREAGVRVSLDLNYRASLWSRTSAAAELAELVKLSDVVFAGVDEAALVVSGGFNEQVAEQLASLGPREVVLKLAAEGAMSYVDGSATTAPGLSVTSVDPVGAGDAFVAGYLSALLDELPPLDRLRRGNACGAFAVSVAGDWEGLPRRDELATLASSDNVGR; encoded by the coding sequence GTGGCTGACGTCGTCACGCTCGGCGAGACCATGGCGCTCGTCGCGGCGACCGGGACGGGGCCGTTCGCGGTGGGATCGCCGGCGCGGATCTCGTTCGCCGGGGCGGAGTCGAACGTCGCGATCGGGCTGGCGCGGCTCGGGCACGCCGCGGCTTGGGTCGGGCGGCTCGGCGACGACCCGTTGGGGCGAGTCGTGGTGGACGGGTTGCGGGGCGAGGGCGTGGAAGTTTCCGGCGTTCGCCTCGAAACTTCCGCGCCGACCGGGCTGATCCTGCGGGAGCACCGGACGGCGGACCGGGTGCGGGTCAGCTACTACCGCAAGGGGCTGGCCGGGTCGCTACTGGCGCCGGAGGACGTGCCGGCCTCGGCCGTTCGGGAGGCGCGGGTCCTGCACGTCACCGGCATCACGCCGGCGCTGTCGGAGTCGTGCCGGTCGGCGGTGCGGCACGCGGTCTCGGTGGCGCGGGAGGCGGGCGTACGGGTGTCGCTCGACCTCAACTACCGCGCGAGCCTGTGGTCGCGCACGTCCGCCGCGGCCGAGCTGGCCGAGTTGGTGAAACTTTCGGACGTCGTTTTCGCGGGCGTCGACGAGGCGGCGCTGGTCGTCTCGGGCGGGTTCAACGAGCAGGTGGCGGAGCAGCTCGCCTCGCTCGGGCCGCGCGAGGTCGTGCTGAAGCTCGCCGCGGAGGGCGCGATGTCGTACGTCGACGGCTCGGCCACCACCGCGCCCGGCCTGTCCGTGACCAGCGTCGACCCGGTGGGGGCGGGCGACGCCTTCGTCGCCGGCTACCTCTCGGCGCTGCTGGACGAGCTTCCCCCACTCGACCGTCTCCGCCGCGGCAACGCCTGCGGCGCCTTCGCCGTCTCCGTCGCCGGCGACTGGGAAGGCCTGCCACGACGGGACGAACTGGCCACGTTGGCCAGCTCGGACAACGTCGGGCGGTGA
- a CDS encoding sugar phosphate isomerase/epimerase family protein, whose amino-acid sequence MRNVLFTKLFGDRPIDEIGQVANDLGFDGIDLLIRDGFAVAPGEAATQLPQAVEKLKQHGQSVPMATTDLTDPSALPAEQVLQACANAGIGVVRLGYWKYDGSRPYEQVLDEARKHLDQLTSLAEKANVTLAIQLHGGTIHASGASTRVLLEGRDPQRVAAYPDPGNQTVQSGREDWRLTLDLLKPWLVAVGVKNGGWFPASVDETGQRRWASDWLGLADGMVPWADILAHLAGGEFDGLLTFHSHYELPYGQVLDQTRTDLRFVQRVLEAAR is encoded by the coding sequence GTGCGGAACGTGCTGTTCACGAAGCTCTTCGGGGACCGACCCATCGACGAGATCGGCCAGGTCGCGAACGACCTAGGCTTCGACGGCATCGACCTCCTGATCCGCGACGGGTTCGCGGTTGCGCCTGGCGAGGCCGCCACGCAGCTCCCGCAGGCGGTCGAGAAGCTCAAGCAGCATGGGCAATCCGTACCGATGGCGACGACCGACCTCACCGACCCTTCCGCACTCCCCGCCGAGCAAGTGCTGCAAGCCTGTGCCAACGCCGGCATCGGCGTGGTCAGGCTCGGCTACTGGAAGTACGACGGCAGCCGGCCGTACGAGCAGGTGCTCGACGAGGCTCGCAAGCACCTCGACCAGCTGACTTCCCTTGCGGAGAAGGCGAACGTGACGCTCGCGATCCAGCTGCACGGCGGCACGATCCACGCGTCCGGTGCTTCGACCCGTGTCCTGCTGGAGGGCCGCGATCCGCAACGGGTCGCCGCCTATCCCGATCCTGGCAACCAGACGGTCCAGAGCGGCCGCGAGGACTGGCGGCTCACCCTCGACCTGCTGAAGCCGTGGCTCGTGGCCGTCGGCGTCAAGAACGGCGGCTGGTTCCCTGCCAGCGTTGACGAAACCGGGCAGCGGCGCTGGGCGTCCGACTGGCTCGGACTCGCGGACGGCATGGTGCCGTGGGCGGATATCCTCGCCCACCTTGCCGGCGGCGAGTTCGACGGGCTGCTGACGTTCCACAGCCATTACGAGCTGCCGTACGGGCAGGTGCTCGACCAGACTCGTACCGACCTCCGTTTCGTCCAGCGCGTGCTGGAGGCGGCCCGATGA
- a CDS encoding bifunctional 4-hydroxy-2-oxoglutarate aldolase/2-dehydro-3-deoxy-phosphogluconate aldolase has translation MELSQALEDCPAIAILRASSADRFGEVTDVLVDAGLRAVEYTLTTPGVLAALSAYAKRAPDVALGAGTVTTADEARRAVEAGATYLITPAVFPEVLEEGARLGVPVLPGALTPTEIVTAWRAGAALVKLFPASLGGVSYLKAVRAPLPDIPLVPTGGVDPANAGEWLAAGAAAVAVGSPLVGDACSPSGDLGALAARAKVLVGSVRRG, from the coding sequence GTGGAGCTCTCTCAGGCACTGGAGGACTGCCCGGCGATCGCGATCCTGCGCGCGTCCTCGGCGGACCGCTTCGGCGAGGTCACCGACGTGCTGGTGGACGCGGGCCTGCGCGCGGTCGAGTACACGCTGACCACACCAGGTGTGCTGGCCGCGCTGTCGGCGTACGCGAAGCGCGCACCCGACGTCGCCCTGGGCGCGGGGACGGTGACGACGGCGGACGAGGCGCGGCGTGCGGTGGAGGCCGGCGCTACCTACCTGATCACGCCGGCGGTGTTCCCGGAGGTGCTCGAGGAGGGGGCGCGGCTTGGGGTGCCGGTGCTGCCCGGCGCGCTGACACCGACGGAGATCGTGACGGCCTGGCGTGCGGGGGCGGCGCTGGTGAAACTGTTCCCGGCGTCGCTGGGCGGCGTCTCGTACCTCAAGGCGGTCCGGGCGCCGCTGCCGGACATCCCGCTGGTCCCGACCGGCGGGGTGGATCCGGCGAACGCGGGGGAGTGGCTCGCCGCGGGAGCTGCCGCTGTGGCGGTCGGCAGCCCATTGGTCGGCGACGCGTGCTCGCCGTCCGGTGACCTCGGCGCGTTGGCTGCTCGGGCAAAGGTCCTCGTCGGGAGCGTGCGCCGTGGCTGA
- a CDS encoding DUF3326 domain-containing protein, whose protein sequence is MRLATRLTEVVRTPAEPVLDLARAEVAKAGAGGSHVLRWGIVAANDRTFTLELATAEDAGPARQVARTADPASGTPGTHVAMVVPTGVGAEVGGFLGDAGPWSRVLESVADTVIVHPNVVNAADFYTGGDRSLYVDGLTLDEFFAGRVRLARRPRPPRVGVVLDQLPPALHRRLVNAVNAMRTVGGVDIAAYATCAEKVRVRTERSAVGHFVGTVDNPEVLFAAVDSVVGAGAEVIAGVSAITGAGSEAVFAHYDGHGPNPVGAIEALISRAVTWQTGLPCAHAPAFVEGVGQRDEIIDPRAAAEVASGTGLPCVLQGLRFTPSAATGIGVADLTAVIVPFSCAGGAPAIAAADFGVPLIAVRGNATTVGIGADVLALPSTVVVDGYADAVAYVAAQRAGVSWAALSHPTDLVTEF, encoded by the coding sequence ATGAGACTCGCGACCAGGCTGACCGAGGTCGTCCGGACGCCCGCCGAGCCGGTCCTCGACCTCGCTCGCGCGGAGGTCGCCAAGGCCGGGGCCGGCGGGTCGCACGTCCTCCGCTGGGGCATCGTCGCGGCGAACGACCGTACGTTCACCCTCGAGCTCGCCACTGCCGAGGACGCCGGCCCGGCCCGCCAGGTCGCGCGGACGGCCGATCCGGCGAGTGGTACGCCGGGCACGCACGTCGCGATGGTCGTCCCCACCGGGGTCGGCGCGGAGGTCGGCGGCTTCCTCGGCGACGCCGGGCCGTGGTCCCGCGTGCTCGAGTCGGTCGCGGACACCGTGATCGTGCACCCGAACGTCGTGAACGCGGCCGACTTCTACACCGGCGGCGACCGGTCGCTCTACGTCGACGGGCTCACGCTGGACGAGTTCTTCGCCGGCCGGGTCCGGCTCGCCCGCCGGCCACGTCCTCCTCGGGTCGGCGTGGTCTTGGATCAGCTCCCGCCTGCGTTGCACCGCCGGCTGGTCAACGCGGTCAACGCGATGCGTACGGTCGGCGGCGTCGACATCGCCGCGTACGCGACGTGTGCCGAGAAGGTGCGCGTACGCACCGAGCGATCGGCCGTCGGGCACTTCGTCGGGACGGTCGACAACCCCGAGGTGCTGTTCGCCGCGGTGGATTCGGTCGTCGGCGCGGGCGCGGAGGTGATCGCCGGCGTGTCCGCGATCACCGGCGCCGGCTCGGAGGCGGTCTTCGCCCACTACGACGGCCACGGCCCGAACCCGGTCGGCGCGATCGAGGCGCTGATCTCGCGGGCGGTCACCTGGCAGACCGGGCTGCCGTGCGCGCACGCGCCCGCGTTCGTCGAAGGCGTCGGCCAGCGTGACGAGATCATCGACCCGCGGGCCGCGGCGGAGGTTGCCTCGGGCACCGGACTTCCTTGTGTGCTTCAAGGTTTGCGCTTCACGCCGTCGGCCGCCACCGGCATCGGCGTGGCCGATCTGACGGCGGTGATCGTGCCGTTCTCCTGTGCTGGTGGGGCTCCCGCGATCGCAGCCGCGGACTTCGGCGTTCCGCTGATCGCCGTTCGCGGCAACGCCACGACCGTCGGGATCGGCGCCGATGTCCTCGCGCTGCCGTCGACCGTGGTGGTCGACGGCTACGCGGACGCCGTCGCGTACGTCGCCGCCCAGCGCGCCGGCGTGAGCTGGGCAGCGCTTTCCCATCCGACTGATTTGGTCACTGAATTTTGA
- a CDS encoding LacI family DNA-binding transcriptional regulator: MQREVTIRDVADAAKVSPSTVSNLLNGRDGRMRKRTRQRVERAIDELGYRPSRVARQLRTGRAQLVGLVVPSVANPFWGGFARVLEAEALSHGLQVLLCNSERDPDRERSYVDELWASGVRAVVLATSLPSLDHLQAVMSKGLSLVAFDRERQPRDPEGLHSISVDNFEGGRIATQHLIDLGHERIGFLSGAIATVSRKRRLAGYRQALESAGLAFDPRLVWADETAGFGDVVSAQLGHDGMAALLAGKQPPTAVVTINDMYAMGACSALRDAGTPAPEVSVVGFDDLVLAPLFNPPLTTVRQPLEEMARFAMDVIRGVATEPPPQTILAPTLIVRGSTTRRET; encoded by the coding sequence GTGCAGAGGGAAGTCACCATCCGCGACGTCGCCGACGCCGCGAAGGTGTCGCCGAGTACGGTGTCGAACCTGCTCAACGGGCGCGACGGCCGGATGCGCAAGCGGACCAGGCAGCGCGTCGAACGGGCCATCGACGAGCTCGGCTACCGGCCGAGCCGGGTCGCCAGGCAGCTCAGAACCGGACGAGCCCAGCTGGTCGGGCTCGTCGTTCCGAGCGTCGCCAACCCGTTCTGGGGCGGCTTCGCCCGCGTGCTCGAGGCCGAGGCGCTGAGCCATGGCCTGCAGGTGCTGCTCTGCAACTCCGAACGCGACCCCGACCGCGAGCGCAGCTACGTCGACGAGCTCTGGGCGAGCGGCGTCCGCGCCGTCGTTCTTGCCACCAGCCTGCCGAGCCTCGACCACCTGCAGGCCGTGATGAGCAAGGGCCTCAGCCTCGTCGCGTTCGACCGCGAACGCCAACCCCGCGATCCCGAAGGCCTGCACAGCATCAGCGTCGACAACTTCGAGGGCGGCCGCATCGCCACGCAGCACCTCATCGACCTCGGCCACGAACGCATCGGCTTCCTCTCCGGCGCCATCGCCACCGTCAGCCGTAAGCGCCGCCTCGCGGGCTACCGGCAGGCGCTCGAGTCCGCCGGGCTCGCGTTCGACCCGCGCCTGGTCTGGGCCGACGAGACCGCCGGCTTCGGCGACGTCGTCAGCGCCCAGCTCGGCCACGACGGCATGGCCGCGTTGCTCGCCGGGAAGCAGCCACCGACGGCCGTCGTCACGATCAACGACATGTACGCGATGGGCGCCTGCTCCGCGCTCCGAGACGCTGGTACGCCCGCGCCGGAGGTGTCCGTCGTCGGCTTCGACGACCTGGTACTCGCGCCGCTGTTCAACCCGCCGCTGACGACCGTTCGCCAACCCCTGGAGGAGATGGCGCGCTTCGCGATGGACGTGATCCGCGGCGTCGCCACCGAACCACCACCGCAGACGATCCTCGCGCCCACGCTCATTGTTCGCGGCTCCACCACTCGACGGGAGACCTAG